Proteins encoded together in one Ictidomys tridecemlineatus isolate mIctTri1 chromosome 3, mIctTri1.hap1, whole genome shotgun sequence window:
- the Cd300e gene encoding CMRF35-like molecule 2 isoform X1 produces MWLSPALLLLCLPGCVSLWGPDSVTGTVGSSLSLQCHYERAYKGYSKYWCRGQHDTDCHSIVETKGGEKVERNGHVSIRDSADDLTVTVTIENFSEDDAGSYWCKIQTIWILDIFSRDPSFQVQVYARPATPTPRVTTAPITSALLRVSTGQNDSIEDMLASHPWSLLSSVHFLLLVFLKVPLLLNMLSAVLWVNRPQRAPGGGQRLLVWNLYSAPPQKCPA; encoded by the exons ATGTGGCTGTCCCCagctctgctcctcctctgcctcccag GCTGTGTGTCTCTGTGGGGCCCTGACTCTGTGACCGGCACCGTGGGAAGCTCTCTGAGCCTGCAGTGTCACTATGAGCGGGCATACAAGGGATATAGCAAATACTGGTGCAGAGGACAACATGACACTGATTGTCACAGTATTGTGGAGACcaaaggaggagagaaagtagAGAGGAATGGCCACGTGTCCATCAGAGACTCTGCTGATGACCTCACCGTAACAGTGACCATAGAGAACTTCAGTGAAGACGATGCTGGATCATATTGGTGCAAAATTCAGACAATATGGATCCTGGATATATTTTCACGTGACCCCTCCTTCCAAGTCCAGGTGTATGCTAGGCCAG CCACTCCCACCCCCAGGGTGACCACAGCGCCCATCACGTCTGCTTTGCTGAGAGTGAGCACTGGGCAGAACGACAGCATCGAGGACATGCTGGCCTCCCACCCCTG GTCCCTGCTCAGCAGTGTCCACTTCCTGCTTCTCGTCTTCCTGAAggtgcccctgcttctgaacatGCTCAGTGCTGTCCTCTGGGTGAACAGGCCTCAGAGGGCCCCTGGGGGTGGACAGAGGCTGCTTGTCTGGAACCTCTACAGTGCGCCACCCCAGAAATGCCCTGCGTAA
- the Cd300e gene encoding CMRF35-like molecule 2 isoform X2 has product MVSDVTGCVSLWGPDSVTGTVGSSLSLQCHYERAYKGYSKYWCRGQHDTDCHSIVETKGGEKVERNGHVSIRDSADDLTVTVTIENFSEDDAGSYWCKIQTIWILDIFSRDPSFQVQVYARPATPTPRVTTAPITSALLRVSTGQNDSIEDMLASHPWSLLSSVHFLLLVFLKVPLLLNMLSAVLWVNRPQRAPGGGQRLLVWNLYSAPPQKCPA; this is encoded by the exons GCTGTGTGTCTCTGTGGGGCCCTGACTCTGTGACCGGCACCGTGGGAAGCTCTCTGAGCCTGCAGTGTCACTATGAGCGGGCATACAAGGGATATAGCAAATACTGGTGCAGAGGACAACATGACACTGATTGTCACAGTATTGTGGAGACcaaaggaggagagaaagtagAGAGGAATGGCCACGTGTCCATCAGAGACTCTGCTGATGACCTCACCGTAACAGTGACCATAGAGAACTTCAGTGAAGACGATGCTGGATCATATTGGTGCAAAATTCAGACAATATGGATCCTGGATATATTTTCACGTGACCCCTCCTTCCAAGTCCAGGTGTATGCTAGGCCAG CCACTCCCACCCCCAGGGTGACCACAGCGCCCATCACGTCTGCTTTGCTGAGAGTGAGCACTGGGCAGAACGACAGCATCGAGGACATGCTGGCCTCCCACCCCTG GTCCCTGCTCAGCAGTGTCCACTTCCTGCTTCTCGTCTTCCTGAAggtgcccctgcttctgaacatGCTCAGTGCTGTCCTCTGGGTGAACAGGCCTCAGAGGGCCCCTGGGGGTGGACAGAGGCTGCTTGTCTGGAACCTCTACAGTGCGCCACCCCAGAAATGCCCTGCGTAA